One Candidatus Eisenbacteria bacterium genomic window, GTGGGATGGCCCGTCCTTCACCCGATTCTTATTCAACGACGACGAGGCGGCGGCTCCATCGTTCAATCCCATTGTCGATGAGGCAGAAATAGACGCCCGACGCCAGTTTCGGCAACTGGATTTGGTGGCGGCCGGCCCTGAAGCTTCGGTCAGCCATTGTTTTTTGGAGACGCCCGCGGGCGTCAATGATATCCAGACGCAGGGATTGATCTTTTAGAATTGTAACATCGATAGGCGATCGGGCGCGCAGCGGATTGGGGACATGCCATTGAATCGAGTCTGATCGGGAAGAATTTTCCCCCCGAACATCCGCTGGAAGGTCCCAGTGAATCGAAAAATCCTCCAGCACGGGGGACAATGCGGGGTCGGTTGTCTGCAGAAGAACCTTGTACTGGAAGTACCGATCCATCATTTCCGTCAGATCCCCCGGGCTACTGATGGCGGCCGACCAATCCCCCAAATCTCCCGGATCATCTGAACTTCTTACCTGGAAACTTAGATCGGTGCCGGCCGGTTCCTTGATTGTCCAATCGATATCGGCCGCGAGCGGATCGCTGTAGAGATCCAGAACAGAACTCTGCAGCTCACCGGCAGGCTTGAATTCGGTGACCTTCCACCAATTGATTTCTCCGGAAGTATGCGCCGATCCAATGATTTCAAGGGATCCATCTCCGTCGACATCCGCCGGGAAGGCCGTCAGAGCCGAGGGGTACGTTTCCGTCAGGATATGTTTGGTCCATGTAACCGATTCAGTGCCGCTGTTCTGGTACCAATAGATGGCATTCACAAGGGCGCCCACCGCCACGACATCCAGGAAACCATCACCATCGATGTCCGCGATGTATGTATAATGTCCTCCATAACATTCGACATCTATGCCATTCAGCGTCCAGGTGATCGGATCATCCCCTCCATTTTTCCACCAATGAAGCTGGCCGTCCCAAGCGGCGGCGACAATATCAAGAAGACCGTCATTATCAATATCGCCGAAAGTGGCGTAACGGCAGCCCGTCATGGTGTTGCTGATAAGCTGCTCGCTCCAGACAATGGGATCGCCGCCTTCATTGAAGAAGAGCGAGACCTCGTTGTGATTGGCCGCGGTGCCGACAACATCAATGTCCCCGTCATTATCCACATCGCCGCCGAACGCCGAGTGGGCTCCACTAAAGCCCGGGCCGATCATGAGACGGGTCCAGACAATCGGATCGCCGCCGTCGTTCCGCCACCATCCGATAAACTGGCTTGTCCATGATGTACTGATCACATCCGGATCTTCATCCCCATCCAGATCGGCGACAAAGACGTTGCAGGGAACCCACAGAGAATAATCGATTATGAATTTCGTCCAAACAATCGGATCCCCGCCATCGTTTCGCCACCAAGCCAACTTGTTGCCCGGGGTCTGCGCCGTACCCACAAGATCAATATCGCCGTCCATATCAAAATCAGCGGGATGAACCGCCGTCCCGCCCTCGAAATCATCGTCGATGATCTGCTCAACCCAGGTCACCGGATGTGTGCCCTGATTGATCCAGAGGATGACTTTCGCAGCGGTGTCTGTTGTTCCAAAAATATCCATATCGCCGTCATGGTCAAAATCAAACGAGTAAATCCCATAGACACAGGTCAAGGGAGGACGAACCGGTGTCATCTGAGGTGTTGAAAGCAGTACTGATGAGAGGGCAAGCTGGCCGGGTATGGACCGCCAGGAAATGTCCGACGATGCCGCAAAACCCGCGCCCCAGCTATGAACAGGACCCGGTTCCACGCCACCGGCGCACCAATCCGTCTGTACGGCATCATTCGCCGTCACACCGGCAGAGAACAAAGATAGGAATGCGGCAATGCATACAACCGCGCGCATGAAGACCTCCTTTTGACTGGCTGGCGACACCGGCGCGCTCGACTTGAGACGAGCCGGCCTCGATATTCAACCCCCTGAGAAAACAGCGCCCGTTTCACCCAT contains:
- a CDS encoding T9SS type A sorting domain-containing protein — encoded protein: MRAVVCIAAFLSLFSAGVTANDAVQTDWCAGGVEPGPVHSWGAGFAASSDISWRSIPGQLALSSVLLSTPQMTPVRPPLTCVYGIYSFDFDHDGDMDIFGTTDTAAKVILWINQGTHPVTWVEQIIDDDFEGGTAVHPADFDMDGDIDLVGTAQTPGNKLAWWRNDGGDPIVWTKFIIDYSLWVPCNVFVADLDGDEDPDVISTSWTSQFIGWWRNDGGDPIVWTRLMIGPGFSGAHSAFGGDVDNDGDIDVVGTAANHNEVSLFFNEGGDPIVWSEQLISNTMTGCRYATFGDIDNDGLLDIVAAAWDGQLHWWKNGGDDPITWTLNGIDVECYGGHYTYIADIDGDGFLDVVAVGALVNAIYWYQNSGTESVTWTKHILTETYPSALTAFPADVDGDGSLEIIGSAHTSGEINWWKVTEFKPAGELQSSVLDLYSDPLAADIDWTIKEPAGTDLSFQVRSSDDPGDLGDWSAAISSPGDLTEMMDRYFQYKVLLQTTDPALSPVLEDFSIHWDLPADVRGENSSRSDSIQWHVPNPLRARSPIDVTILKDQSLRLDIIDARGRLQKTMADRSFRAGRHQIQLPKLASGVYFCLIDNGIERWSRRLVVVE